A single region of the Ignavibacteria bacterium genome encodes:
- a CDS encoding cytochrome C, with product MKGTDLSRYCILLFLIVSTGYAQFSPGDLTTAHSNLEGMSNCNNCHTSGDEVTNTKCLTCHTEISALGNAGRGLHAREARGKMCYACHSEHHGRGYKIINFVQNGFDHSRAGYELQGKHKQLSCAGCHQAKFIKGKAAKRAGRTFLGLEQNCLGCHTDYHQGTLGNSCTGCHSQYAFKPASGFNHASAQFKLTGAHTRVDCYRCHTSTVRNGKEFKVFKGIQFASCTNCHKDVHDGKFGNSCTDCHSTDNFRNIKLNGFDHDKTGYKLLGQHRVVKCGGCHGTDLNSKPAHDNCTSCHKDYHKGEFAVDGKPKDCTNCHTVDGFAPSLYTFSQHQETRFPLLGSHRAQSCQSCHYTNKEWKFKKESIECASCHQNIHGQEISNKFMGQNQCANCHNVDSWMKYKFEHEKTDFQLTGKHSNRKCYDCHKKDETVTPPVRKFASLETNCESCHKEVHNYQFKETGKNDCLKCHTTANWLPEKFDHEKTKFSLSGAHSLLDCQKCHKETTRDGVRFIKYKIEDFKCAACHS from the coding sequence GTGAAAGGGACTGACTTGTCCCGTTATTGTATTTTACTATTTCTGATCGTATCCACGGGGTACGCACAGTTTTCTCCCGGTGATCTCACCACAGCCCATTCAAATCTTGAAGGGATGAGCAATTGTAACAATTGCCATACTTCAGGCGATGAGGTAACCAATACCAAGTGTCTTACCTGTCACACCGAAATTTCCGCACTCGGAAATGCAGGCAGGGGTTTGCACGCCCGTGAAGCCAGAGGGAAGATGTGTTATGCATGCCACAGTGAACACCACGGCAGAGGCTACAAAATAATCAACTTCGTTCAAAACGGTTTCGACCATTCCCGTGCAGGTTATGAATTGCAGGGAAAACACAAGCAACTCTCCTGCGCCGGTTGCCATCAGGCAAAATTTATAAAAGGAAAAGCTGCAAAAAGAGCGGGAAGAACCTTTCTCGGTCTCGAACAAAACTGCCTCGGCTGTCACACAGATTATCATCAAGGTACCCTTGGGAACAGTTGTACAGGTTGCCACTCACAATATGCTTTTAAACCCGCCTCAGGATTCAACCATGCGTCCGCACAATTCAAACTGACGGGAGCCCACACAAGAGTCGATTGCTACAGATGCCACACCAGCACCGTCAGGAACGGCAAGGAGTTCAAGGTATTCAAAGGAATTCAATTCGCATCGTGCACAAACTGTCACAAAGATGTTCATGATGGAAAATTCGGTAACAGCTGTACCGATTGCCACTCGACCGATAATTTCAGAAATATAAAACTAAATGGATTTGACCATGACAAAACCGGCTACAAACTTCTCGGGCAACACCGGGTTGTAAAGTGTGGTGGTTGTCACGGTACCGACCTTAATTCCAAACCTGCCCACGATAACTGCACCAGTTGCCACAAGGATTATCACAAGGGTGAGTTCGCTGTAGATGGAAAACCGAAAGACTGCACAAACTGCCACACAGTGGATGGTTTCGCACCGTCACTCTACACTTTTTCACAGCATCAGGAGACCAGATTTCCACTTCTCGGCTCTCACAGGGCACAATCGTGTCAGAGCTGCCACTACACAAACAAAGAGTGGAAGTTCAAAAAAGAGAGTATTGAATGTGCGAGCTGTCACCAGAACATCCACGGGCAGGAAATCTCCAATAAATTTATGGGACAGAATCAGTGTGCAAACTGTCACAATGTGGATAGCTGGATGAAATATAAATTCGAGCACGAAAAAACAGATTTTCAGTTGACCGGGAAGCACAGCAACAGAAAATGTTACGACTGTCATAAAAAAGATGAGACTGTCACACCTCCTGTGCGAAAGTTCGCTTCACTTGAAACCAACTGTGAAAGCTGTCATAAAGAGGTGCACAACTACCAGTTCAAAGAGACAGGAAAGAACGATTGTCTCAAGTGTCATACCACTGCAAACTGGCTTCCTGAGAAATTTGATCACGAGAAGACCAAATTTTCACTTTCGGGAGCACATTCATTGCTGGATTGCCAAAAATGCCATAAAGAAACGACCCGCGACGGGGTCAGGTTCATTAAATACAAGATAGAAGATTTCAAATGCGCTGCCTGTCACTCATAA
- a CDS encoding ribbon-helix-helix protein, CopG family: MEPRIRKSEYKEKIGTVLSKEIIEKIKTKSIKEKRSMSEIIEEALKKYVNDSNDDYTIRLEAFQRFTSNKNRLSKEDIDELLNEDYFDQ; this comes from the coding sequence ATGGAACCACGAATCAGAAAAAGTGAGTACAAAGAAAAGATCGGTACTGTTCTTTCGAAAGAGATCATCGAGAAAATAAAAACCAAATCGATAAAAGAGAAGCGATCGATGAGCGAAATAATCGAAGAGGCACTGAAAAAATATGTGAATGATTCGAATGACGATTATACGATTCGATTGGAGGCATTTCAAAGGTTCACCTCAAATAAAAACAGACTTTCCAAAGAGGATATCGATGAATTGCTCAATGAGGATTATTTCGACCAATGA
- a CDS encoding PIN domain-containing protein — protein sequence MNISEIPDKSRVIIDTNILLYAIENVSTECVELLRRCAVSEIYGIIPTNVLAEFMHIRMMAEAKESGINPGSNPARKLSEKPEIIRNLKRYHSEIRDLLEIGFKVEPVLLEDHTASLQVQQKYGLLTNDSLIVSLAERLRINKIVTADKAFHRVDGLEIHSPSDV from the coding sequence ATGAACATTTCTGAGATTCCGGACAAAAGCCGTGTCATCATTGATACCAACATTTTGCTGTATGCAATTGAAAATGTTTCGACTGAGTGCGTTGAATTGTTGAGAAGGTGTGCCGTTTCAGAGATTTACGGGATAATCCCCACAAATGTACTGGCAGAATTCATGCATATTCGGATGATGGCTGAAGCGAAAGAGAGTGGGATAAACCCCGGTTCGAATCCTGCCCGAAAATTGTCAGAAAAACCTGAGATCATTCGCAATCTCAAAAGATACCACTCAGAAATAAGGGATTTACTGGAAATTGGATTTAAGGTGGAACCGGTGCTTCTTGAGGATCATACGGCATCATTGCAGGTACAACAAAAATATGGTCTGCTAACGAATGATTCTCTAATTGTCAGTCTGGCAGAAAGGTTAAGAATCAATAAAATTGTTACAGCGGACAAAGCTTTTCATAGAGTAGATGGACTCGAAATTCACTCTCCTTCGGACGTTTAA
- a CDS encoding formylglycine-generating enzyme family protein — MRMLEKDINKRYSSLKEVLNELLQFDLSDPERTLMEEYEKTVAFDPTILTQGKRSDSDVSTSASKSSTLQDKPTKEMTWAERQERARVLEAEHREKIRLAEEERLRKEREEQEEIERARLERERKIAEKKAMKKKLILGTGMGVIFVILLIVGYNVLNNYLKEKQLLDEIAEYEKQIAEEKAAHEKQLLDDLKNNMVIVEGKTFTQGDKSWSKFEIAKIEVTQELWESVMGSNPSNSKGDKRPVELVSWNDAVEFCNKLSEKEGLQKAYSGSGSSIICDFNAKGYRLPTEAEWEYAAKGGSQSKGYEYSGSNNIDEVAWYEGNSGRETHKAGKKKPNELGVYDMTGNVWEWCWDLYNNSSFRVARGGGWGSDAGYCRVAGRDNGTPGFWNYALGFRLVRTKN; from the coding sequence ATGCGGATGCTGGAGAAGGATATCAACAAACGGTATTCATCTTTGAAGGAGGTTTTGAACGAACTACTGCAGTTTGATCTCTCCGACCCCGAACGCACCCTGATGGAAGAATACGAAAAAACCGTTGCGTTCGATCCCACGATTCTCACACAAGGAAAACGGTCGGATTCTGATGTTTCCACTTCCGCATCAAAATCTTCAACCCTGCAGGATAAACCGACAAAGGAAATGACCTGGGCAGAAAGACAAGAGAGAGCAAGAGTACTCGAGGCGGAACACAGGGAAAAAATACGACTCGCAGAAGAGGAGAGACTACGCAAGGAGAGGGAAGAACAGGAGGAAATAGAAAGAGCTCGGCTGGAAAGGGAGAGAAAAATTGCCGAAAAAAAAGCGATGAAAAAAAAGTTGATACTTGGAACAGGGATGGGGGTGATTTTTGTAATTTTGCTAATTGTGGGATACAATGTGTTAAATAATTATCTTAAAGAGAAGCAACTTTTAGATGAAATAGCTGAATATGAGAAGCAGATTGCGGAAGAGAAGGCTGCACATGAGAAGCAACTTTTAGATGATCTCAAGAATAACATGGTAATAGTAGAAGGTAAGACATTTACGCAGGGGGACAAAAGCTGGTCAAAATTTGAGATTGCAAAAATCGAAGTGACCCAGGAATTATGGGAGAGTGTAATGGGTAGTAATCCATCGAATTCCAAGGGGGATAAAAGACCTGTTGAGCTAGTTTCATGGAATGATGCAGTTGAGTTTTGCAACAAGCTTAGTGAGAAGGAGGGCTTGCAGAAGGCATATTCAGGAAGCGGAAGCAGCATCATTTGTGATTTCAATGCAAAGGGATACCGACTGCCAACAGAGGCAGAGTGGGAATATGCAGCGAAAGGCGGAAGCCAAAGTAAGGGCTATGAATACAGCGGGAGTAACAACATAGATGAGGTGGCATGGTATGAAGGTAACTCAGGAAGAGAGACTCATAAGGCGGGGAAAAAGAAACCTAACGAACTTGGTGTATATGATATGACAGGAAATGTCTGGGAATGGTGCTGGGATTTGTACAATAATTCTTCCTTTCGTGTGGCTCGTGGCGGCGGTTGGGGCAGCGATGCGGGGTACTGCCGTGTTGCGGGCCGTGACAACGGCACACCTGGGTTCTGGAACTACGCTCTTGGCTTCCGGTTAGTGAGAACAAAAAATTAG
- a CDS encoding YjbQ family protein: MEFLTGKLHFQTNGNSDIKDLTADVEKLIQENGFTEGSVLLFIPGSTAALTTIEFEPGLLKDYPEFMDRLVPSGKIYHHDMTWHDGNGHSHIRAALQGPSLHIPFIKGKLTLGTWQQVIFIDFDTRPRERTVVYQFIAKREE, encoded by the coding sequence ATGGAATTTCTTACAGGCAAATTGCATTTCCAGACAAATGGAAATTCGGACATAAAAGATTTAACTGCTGATGTGGAAAAATTAATCCAGGAAAACGGTTTTACTGAGGGGAGTGTCCTCCTTTTTATACCCGGGTCCACAGCAGCGCTAACGACAATAGAATTTGAACCGGGGTTGTTGAAAGATTATCCCGAGTTTATGGACAGACTGGTTCCCTCGGGAAAGATTTATCATCACGATATGACCTGGCATGACGGAAATGGACATTCACATATCCGCGCTGCCCTGCAAGGACCGTCACTTCATATTCCCTTCATCAAAGGTAAACTGACTCTCGGTACCTGGCAGCAGGTAATTTTCATCGATTTTGATACCCGTCCCAGAGAAAGAACGGTTGTTTATCAGTTTATTGCGAAGAGAGAAGAGTAA
- a CDS encoding T9SS type A sorting domain-containing protein, giving the protein MKKVIIALLLFVSGIYAQELEWTPYFATPEDSIVIIYDASKGNAGLMNVFPIYAHTGVITTESTSPADWRYVKTNWGQNTPETQLSFVGGTKWKIAFKIRQYYNVPANETILQLAFVFRNAAGTLTGKTADGGDIFLPLSQPGQTAAILQPAVSGIIAQNTSVPVLAIGAAGTQTMKLYVNDSEVASVNNDSITYQLTASQIGKTRIKAVAISGSGGMGYDSVYYVVRGATPVQALPAGVKDGINYTSSTSATMVLYAPTKQFVYLIGDMNGWEIDPAYELYKTPDGFRYWVTMNGLTPGKEYRFQYFVDNAIKIGDPYSEKVLDPWNDKYIDSVRYPGLIPYPVGLTSNVVSVMQPGQTPYQWQVTNFQKPPKEKLVVYELLIRDFTSEQTYKSITDTLGYLQRLGINCLELMPIMEFEGNNSWGYNPMFHMAVDKWYGPRNELKKLIDEAHKRGIAVVLDMVLNHAFGLNPMVLLYWDAANNRPAANSPWFNPIAKHPYNVGYDFNHESQATKDYVDRVNRFWIEEYKFDGFRFDLSKGFTQTNSGSNVGQWGQYDQSRINLLKRMAQQIWTVDPNSYVILEHFADNNEEIALANEGMMLWGNHNSNYNEATMGWHDNNKSNFSGISWKNRNFSSPKLVGYMESHDEERTMAKNLLYGASSGGYNVKSLSTAIAREKLAGAFFFTVPGPKMIWQFGELAYDVSIFYPCGTDACKTDPKPVKWEYYNDSRRLNLYKTWAELIKLKKNYDAFSSTDFIIDAATALKTIKINHSQMNVVITGNFGVTEANYNPGFQNTGKWYDFFSGDSMTVSDVNMSVSLLPGEFKIYTTMKLPTPEPGIATSIFEKDENELPVDFNLDQNFPNPFNPSTKISFSIPQSGMVNLAVYNSVGELVKVLVNEQMSQGKYNVDFDGAGLSSGIYFYRLVSEGTVLSKKMILLK; this is encoded by the coding sequence ATGAAAAAAGTAATTATTGCCCTGTTGTTGTTTGTATCAGGAATTTATGCACAGGAACTTGAGTGGACGCCATATTTTGCCACTCCCGAGGATTCGATTGTAATTATATACGACGCTTCAAAAGGAAATGCGGGCTTGATGAATGTTTTCCCGATTTATGCCCACACGGGAGTGATCACGACGGAAAGCACAAGTCCCGCTGACTGGCGATATGTAAAGACTAACTGGGGACAGAACACTCCCGAGACACAGCTTTCATTCGTTGGCGGAACGAAATGGAAAATTGCATTCAAGATTCGACAATATTACAATGTCCCTGCGAATGAGACGATACTTCAGCTTGCTTTTGTTTTCAGAAATGCAGCCGGAACCCTGACAGGTAAGACCGCGGATGGTGGCGACATTTTTCTTCCACTCTCGCAGCCGGGTCAGACCGCAGCAATACTTCAACCAGCGGTTTCGGGGATAATTGCACAAAATACTTCCGTTCCCGTTCTCGCAATAGGAGCTGCAGGAACTCAGACCATGAAACTGTATGTGAACGACTCTGAAGTGGCTTCGGTAAACAACGATTCGATTACTTACCAGCTTACCGCATCCCAGATCGGAAAAACCAGAATTAAAGCAGTTGCGATCTCAGGATCAGGCGGCATGGGATACGATTCGGTTTATTATGTGGTAAGAGGAGCAACCCCTGTGCAGGCACTTCCCGCCGGTGTAAAGGATGGAATAAACTACACCTCCTCCACTTCGGCAACGATGGTGCTGTATGCTCCGACCAAGCAGTTTGTTTATTTGATCGGAGATATGAATGGCTGGGAAATTGACCCGGCATACGAACTTTACAAGACGCCTGACGGATTCCGGTACTGGGTTACCATGAACGGTCTGACTCCGGGCAAGGAGTACAGGTTTCAGTATTTCGTGGATAACGCCATCAAAATCGGCGACCCTTATTCTGAAAAAGTGCTTGACCCCTGGAACGACAAATATATTGACAGCGTAAGATATCCCGGCTTGATTCCCTATCCTGTCGGTCTCACCTCAAATGTTGTCTCTGTAATGCAACCCGGGCAGACACCTTATCAGTGGCAGGTGACCAATTTCCAGAAGCCACCCAAAGAGAAACTCGTGGTATATGAGTTGCTCATCAGGGACTTCACTTCGGAACAGACATACAAGTCGATCACCGACACCCTCGGATACCTGCAGAGACTTGGAATCAACTGTCTCGAACTTATGCCGATAATGGAATTTGAAGGGAACAACAGTTGGGGCTACAACCCGATGTTCCATATGGCAGTTGATAAATGGTACGGACCGAGAAACGAACTTAAAAAACTGATCGACGAAGCCCACAAAAGAGGCATCGCAGTTGTTTTGGATATGGTGCTCAATCACGCATTCGGGCTTAATCCGATGGTTCTTCTCTACTGGGATGCTGCCAATAACAGACCTGCTGCCAACAGTCCATGGTTTAATCCAATAGCGAAACATCCTTATAATGTCGGCTATGATTTCAACCATGAGAGTCAGGCAACAAAAGATTATGTGGACCGTGTAAACAGATTCTGGATAGAAGAATACAAGTTTGACGGCTTCAGATTCGATCTTTCAAAAGGATTTACACAGACCAACAGCGGTAGCAATGTCGGTCAGTGGGGGCAGTATGACCAGTCGCGTATCAATCTTTTGAAGAGAATGGCGCAGCAAATCTGGACAGTTGACCCCAATTCCTATGTAATTCTCGAGCATTTTGCTGATAACAACGAGGAAATTGCTCTCGCAAATGAGGGAATGATGCTATGGGGCAATCACAACTCTAACTACAATGAAGCCACAATGGGATGGCACGACAACAACAAATCGAATTTTAGCGGTATTTCCTGGAAAAACAGAAATTTCAGTTCCCCGAAACTTGTCGGGTACATGGAATCGCACGATGAAGAGAGAACGATGGCGAAAAACCTGCTGTATGGTGCTTCGAGTGGCGGTTATAATGTGAAAAGTCTTTCGACAGCCATTGCAAGAGAGAAACTTGCCGGCGCGTTCTTCTTTACTGTCCCGGGTCCGAAAATGATCTGGCAGTTTGGAGAGCTTGCTTATGATGTCTCGATATTCTATCCTTGTGGTACTGACGCATGCAAGACAGACCCAAAGCCTGTCAAGTGGGAATATTACAACGACAGCAGAAGGCTCAATCTATATAAAACCTGGGCGGAACTAATAAAGCTCAAAAAGAACTACGACGCTTTCAGCAGTACGGATTTTATAATCGATGCCGCTACTGCACTGAAGACTATCAAGATAAATCACTCGCAAATGAATGTGGTTATCACGGGCAACTTTGGTGTTACAGAGGCGAACTACAATCCCGGTTTCCAGAACACAGGGAAGTGGTACGATTTCTTCTCAGGTGACTCCATGACCGTTTCCGATGTGAACATGTCAGTTTCGCTCCTTCCGGGTGAATTCAAAATTTACACAACCATGAAACTTCCGACTCCGGAACCGGGGATAGCCACCTCGATTTTCGAAAAAGATGAAAACGAACTTCCTGTGGATTTTAATCTGGATCAGAATTTCCCGAACCCTTTCAATCCATCGACAAAAATCAGTTTCAGCATTCCACAATCGGGGATGGTAAATCTGGCAGTCTACAATTCTGTTGGTGAGCTTGTGAAAGTGCTTGTGAATGAGCAGATGTCGCAGGGGAAGTACAATGTCGATTTTGACGGAGCGGGACTTTCGAGCGGAATTTACTTCTACAGACTCGTCTCAGAGGGAACTGTTCTGAGCAAAAAAATGATCCTGTTGAAGTGA
- a CDS encoding PEGA domain-containing protein — translation MRQKLIFFIILGAFLFFHGCKTTPPVKIEDDVTGGIVVKGSPAGAAIFLDGVNTGKTLPDTLLAKAGTHALRVEKDGYVSETRNVVIGAFSLGEETFNLAPVTEQKLVIIEDFANVSCVPCVTSNRILRSLETGTLLDKNVIMIKYHVSYPSPQDPFYQANKASIDTRAQFYKIFSTPTTYIDGKLKPVSSDSNQIKQYVDQQLGAPARFRMSIKDSTSGGVLYSTVNIKVLDLPQVDSNETVLHVYAVQTETSFSTPPGSNGETLFHNVVRGFLTGSGGIIPHLTQNGQDISFNLAIAINSGWDLSKLRIIAFLQNKTTKEIYQSAISKR, via the coding sequence TTGAGACAGAAGTTGATATTCTTCATCATTTTGGGAGCATTTTTATTTTTTCATGGGTGTAAGACTACACCCCCTGTTAAAATTGAAGATGATGTTACCGGTGGAATTGTAGTAAAGGGAAGTCCCGCGGGGGCTGCAATTTTCCTTGACGGTGTAAATACCGGAAAGACACTTCCCGATACACTTCTTGCCAAAGCAGGAACACATGCATTAAGAGTTGAGAAGGACGGGTATGTCTCCGAGACTCGAAATGTTGTCATTGGAGCATTCTCACTTGGAGAGGAGACTTTCAATCTTGCGCCGGTAACGGAGCAAAAGCTTGTGATTATTGAAGATTTTGCCAATGTCAGTTGTGTCCCCTGTGTCACTTCGAACAGGATATTGCGTTCACTCGAGACCGGTACTCTTCTCGATAAAAATGTCATAATGATCAAGTATCATGTTAGCTACCCTTCCCCTCAGGATCCCTTTTATCAAGCGAACAAGGCTTCGATTGATACTCGGGCTCAGTTTTACAAAATATTTTCCACGCCGACCACATACATAGACGGGAAACTAAAACCCGTATCAAGCGATTCAAATCAGATAAAACAGTATGTTGATCAGCAGCTTGGTGCTCCTGCACGCTTCAGGATGAGCATCAAAGATTCCACTTCGGGAGGAGTTCTGTATTCCACAGTGAATATAAAAGTCCTCGACCTGCCACAGGTTGATTCAAATGAGACAGTCCTGCATGTTTATGCAGTTCAGACTGAAACTTCATTTTCAACGCCACCGGGTTCAAATGGTGAAACTCTCTTTCATAATGTGGTTCGCGGCTTTCTTACCGGTTCGGGGGGTATAATTCCTCATCTTACACAAAATGGCCAGGACATCAGCTTCAATCTCGCAATTGCCATCAACAGCGGCTGGGATTTGTCGAAGCTTAGAATTATTGCATTCCTGCAAAACAAAACCACAAAAGAGATCTATCAGTCAGCAATTTCTAAAAGATAA
- a CDS encoding T9SS type A sorting domain-containing protein — protein MRKSVLLALVILLFPAVTEAQTFEFTPNHTVLNDSLGSELVFEFTFRNLTNSPQTIYIVRTQENLPHQDWTSSMCFDLGCFAPFVDSVATTPDFSSSPLQPMETRDFSVHIFTSTINGTATVTVKAVNMNQPAEFYTVELTGRTIPVSVEDAAIVTGFRLDQNFPNPFNPSTSISFKLAKSSDVSLTVYNSLGIKVKEVLNGYMVEGEHRVNIDASDLSSGVYFYQLNAGDLVTTRKMILEK, from the coding sequence ATGCGTAAATCAGTTTTATTGGCTTTGGTTATTCTGCTTTTTCCGGCGGTAACCGAGGCACAGACATTTGAATTCACACCAAATCATACAGTTCTGAACGATTCACTTGGGAGCGAGCTTGTCTTTGAATTTACTTTCAGAAATTTGACCAACTCCCCGCAGACGATTTATATAGTACGAACGCAGGAGAATCTGCCTCATCAGGACTGGACATCGTCAATGTGTTTTGATTTGGGATGTTTTGCCCCGTTTGTGGACAGTGTTGCGACCACCCCCGATTTCTCAAGTTCACCGCTTCAACCGATGGAAACCAGAGATTTTTCGGTACATATTTTTACTTCAACAATTAATGGAACAGCGACAGTCACCGTTAAAGCGGTGAACATGAACCAGCCTGCAGAATTTTATACAGTTGAGCTCACGGGAAGAACAATCCCCGTATCGGTAGAAGATGCTGCCATCGTTACCGGTTTCAGGCTTGATCAGAACTTCCCAAATCCCTTTAATCCCTCCACTTCCATTTCATTTAAACTCGCTAAGAGTTCCGATGTGTCGCTGACAGTTTATAATTCGCTCGGTATCAAGGTGAAGGAAGTCTTGAATGGATATATGGTAGAAGGTGAACACCGTGTAAACATTGATGCAAGTGACCTTTCATCCGGGGTTTATTTTTATCAGCTTAACGCTGGTGATCTTGTTACAACCAGAAAAATGATACTGGAGAAATAA
- a CDS encoding TlpA family protein disulfide reductase: MLKSLFLFLFLLATGLFAQDGQKAPGFSLENLEGETVALSDNTDSSVVLLSFWATWCKPCMEELPHIEKIYSELSGKGLKGYAISVDGERSVAKVEPFVKSKKMTIPVLLDTNGDVARLFYAKDVPHTVLIDKKGEIVYSHSGYKKGDEIQLKEKIIELLGSK; encoded by the coding sequence ATGCTGAAGTCTTTATTCCTGTTTTTATTTCTTTTGGCAACCGGACTTTTTGCTCAGGATGGTCAGAAGGCTCCCGGTTTTTCATTGGAAAACCTTGAGGGGGAGACTGTCGCATTAAGTGACAACACTGACAGCAGTGTGGTTCTCCTCAGTTTTTGGGCAACCTGGTGCAAACCGTGTATGGAGGAGCTGCCGCATATCGAGAAAATTTATTCGGAACTATCAGGCAAGGGACTGAAAGGATATGCGATATCGGTAGACGGTGAGAGATCAGTGGCAAAAGTTGAGCCCTTTGTAAAATCGAAGAAAATGACGATTCCCGTTCTCCTTGATACAAACGGAGATGTGGCAAGACTCTTTTATGCAAAGGATGTTCCCCATACAGTTTTGATCGACAAAAAGGGTGAAATCGTTTATTCTCATTCGGGTTATAAAAAGGGGGATGAGATACAACTGAAAGAGAAGATAATCGAATTGTTGGGAAGCAAATGA
- a CDS encoding heme-binding domain-containing protein, with protein MKKVLKYAGISLVAIFLVIQIFQVDHTNPEVRSEPPWDSPRTRELAKKACFDCHSAETNWPWYSYIAPASWKVYNNVKNGRRHFYFSEYPVGTKKPEEAIEEIEKGSMPPSDYLLLHSEAKLTPLEKAELIKGLRATFGLDKQGGQKTGTEVKQDNKELNGREKREMEEAKGK; from the coding sequence ATGAAAAAAGTGCTCAAATATGCCGGCATTTCGCTGGTTGCCATCTTTTTGGTTATTCAGATATTTCAGGTTGACCATACCAATCCCGAGGTAAGGTCTGAACCGCCATGGGATTCACCGCGGACGAGAGAGCTGGCTAAAAAAGCCTGTTTCGATTGTCACAGTGCCGAGACAAACTGGCCCTGGTACTCATACATTGCACCGGCATCGTGGAAGGTTTATAACAATGTGAAAAATGGCAGGCGCCACTTTTATTTTTCAGAGTATCCTGTCGGTACCAAAAAACCTGAAGAAGCAATTGAGGAGATAGAAAAAGGAAGCATGCCTCCTTCTGACTATTTACTGCTCCATTCCGAAGCGAAATTGACTCCCCTTGAAAAAGCGGAATTGATTAAAGGTTTGAGAGCCACTTTTGGTTTGGATAAACAGGGAGGTCAGAAAACCGGAACCGAAGTCAAGCAGGACAACAAAGAGCTTAACGGTCGGGAAAAAAGAGAAATGGAAGAAGCCAAAGGAAAATAG